The Blastomonas fulva genome contains a region encoding:
- a CDS encoding TonB-dependent siderophore receptor, with the protein MTRKSFSKFLAGTALAATGWGAPVLAQEIDAVEAPRPEIIVTGARQQSAAGTKTDTPAIETPQPITVVTDDQFLAQGALSIADTLNYVAGVQANAYGPDGRVDSSFIRGSSPLQFRDGMRDIFSFYASIRADPYNFSQVEVVRGPASVLFGQSSIGGLINLVSKAPSFETRGEIAVRYGSFDRKEMLADVTGGITDTVAARMVARVRDADTQVDFVRDDRVMLSPSLLWQPTDDTRLTLIGLYQEDAGGSVSQFLPLVGTLLPNPNGRLANSTFIGKPGWDRYDGRLLQGTALFEHRFSDAVSFSAKARSIDSNLTYLTHYPNSYSNPTNPYLDANQRIIGNYADGSIARLDIFSTDNNLKFNFNTDGNIEHVVLAGVDYSWNRVRKNGGFALETIDIYDIDYAALSNFGGGIPTAAFPGFLGGSSEDNTQKQLGFYLQDQIRLWDRVSIVLGGRRDTVRSSSPGNPTVKVSATSLRAGIIGELVRGVSPFFSYTESFDPIAGTASNGNPFTPKRGRQFEGGVKFHPDEATLVTLTAYHIKETGRPIDDPSTPDPFDQFQAGALTSKGFEIEASRRLPGNWELLANYSYTRARIDGTNRQLENVPKHNASVWGTKSFALDDETHLRIGAGVRHSSANLSFGAAFPDGLRTPSYTLVDALVELARGPWSLAVNATNLFDKSFYSACLARGDCFIGAERNVFGTVSYRF; encoded by the coding sequence ATGACTCGCAAAAGCTTTAGCAAGTTCTTAGCTGGCACCGCGCTGGCGGCAACCGGGTGGGGCGCGCCCGTGCTGGCGCAGGAGATCGACGCTGTAGAGGCACCCCGACCAGAGATCATCGTGACGGGCGCGCGGCAGCAGAGCGCCGCCGGGACCAAGACGGATACGCCCGCGATCGAGACGCCGCAGCCGATCACCGTCGTCACCGACGACCAGTTCCTCGCGCAGGGGGCGCTGTCGATTGCCGATACGCTAAACTATGTCGCGGGGGTGCAGGCCAACGCTTATGGCCCCGATGGCCGCGTGGATTCGAGCTTCATCCGCGGCTCCAGCCCGTTGCAGTTCCGCGATGGCATGCGCGACATCTTCAGCTTCTATGCGAGCATCCGCGCGGACCCGTATAATTTCTCGCAGGTCGAGGTGGTGCGCGGGCCCGCATCGGTGCTGTTCGGGCAGAGCTCGATCGGCGGGCTGATCAACCTTGTGTCAAAGGCCCCATCGTTCGAAACGCGCGGTGAAATAGCGGTGCGCTACGGCAGCTTCGACCGCAAGGAGATGCTCGCAGACGTTACCGGGGGCATCACCGACACCGTTGCCGCACGAATGGTGGCGCGGGTGCGCGACGCCGATACCCAAGTCGATTTCGTGCGCGACGACCGCGTGATGCTTTCGCCCTCGTTGCTCTGGCAGCCGACGGACGATACCAGGCTGACGCTGATCGGGCTCTATCAGGAAGACGCGGGCGGATCGGTGTCGCAGTTCCTGCCTTTGGTCGGAACGCTGCTGCCCAACCCTAATGGTCGCCTTGCCAACAGCACCTTCATCGGCAAGCCTGGCTGGGACCGCTACGATGGCCGCCTGCTGCAGGGAACGGCGCTGTTTGAGCACCGCTTCAGCGATGCAGTCAGCTTCTCTGCCAAGGCACGCAGCATCGACAGCAACCTCACCTATCTGACGCACTACCCCAACAGCTATTCCAATCCGACCAATCCGTATCTGGACGCCAATCAGCGGATCATCGGAAACTATGCCGATGGCAGCATCGCCCGGCTCGACATCTTTTCGACCGACAACAACCTCAAATTCAACTTCAACACCGACGGCAATATCGAGCATGTCGTGCTGGCAGGGGTGGACTACAGCTGGAACCGGGTGCGCAAGAATGGCGGTTTTGCGCTCGAGACCATCGACATCTACGATATCGATTACGCCGCGCTGTCGAACTTCGGCGGCGGCATTCCGACAGCAGCCTTTCCGGGCTTCCTCGGTGGCTCGTCCGAGGACAATACCCAAAAGCAGCTCGGCTTCTATCTGCAAGACCAGATCCGGCTGTGGGACCGGGTGTCGATCGTGCTGGGCGGGCGCCGCGATACGGTTCGGTCGTCGTCGCCTGGCAATCCCACGGTCAAGGTCAGCGCGACATCGTTGCGCGCCGGAATCATCGGCGAGCTCGTCCGGGGCGTCTCCCCGTTCTTCAGCTATACCGAATCCTTCGATCCGATAGCTGGCACCGCGAGCAACGGCAACCCGTTCACTCCCAAGCGCGGGCGGCAGTTCGAGGGCGGGGTCAAGTTCCACCCCGACGAAGCGACTCTGGTGACCTTGACCGCGTACCACATCAAGGAAACCGGAAGGCCGATCGACGATCCCAGCACCCCCGACCCGTTCGACCAGTTCCAGGCAGGCGCGCTGACCTCAAAGGGCTTCGAGATCGAGGCCAGCCGCCGTCTGCCTGGTAACTGGGAACTGCTCGCCAACTATAGCTATACCAGGGCCCGGATCGACGGCACCAACCGTCAGCTGGAAAACGTCCCCAAGCACAACGCGTCGGTATGGGGCACCAAGTCGTTCGCGCTCGATGACGAGACCCATCTGCGCATCGGCGCCGGGGTGAGGCATTCCAGCGCCAATCTCTCGTTCGGCGCGGCATTCCCGGATGGCCTGCGCACGCCGTCCTATACGCTGGTCGATGCCCTGGTCGAGCTGGCCCGGGGACCGTGGTCGCTGGCGGTCAACGCCACCAACCTGTTCGACAAGAGCTTCTATTCGGCATGCCTTGCGCGTGGCGATTGCTTCATCGGAGCAGAGCGTAACGTCTTCGGCACCGTGAGCTACCGCTTCTGA
- a CDS encoding HpcH/HpaI aldolase/citrate lyase family protein: MAKAADSAADIVLFDLEDAVATENKPLARTLVHAMLASREEGRERLWVRVNPLDGPYTLADLAAVMPARPGGIMLPKASGRGDVELLDHYLSALEVAYGIDQGSTPVIVLVTETAQSMFHTGDYKGAPRVVAMSWGSEDLADSIGASTNRNPDGSYGFTYELARSLCLLGAASAGVTAIETIEADFRNLDGLRIRAEKVRRDGYRGMLAIHPAQVDVINAAFTPSAEELAHAQMIVDLFAANPGVGTIGHEGGMLDRPHLSRAQQLLRQVGQG; the protein is encoded by the coding sequence ATGGCCAAGGCGGCCGACAGCGCCGCCGATATCGTGCTGTTCGATCTGGAAGATGCGGTCGCGACAGAAAACAAGCCGCTGGCGCGCACTCTGGTCCACGCGATGCTCGCCAGCCGCGAAGAAGGGCGCGAACGGCTGTGGGTGCGGGTGAACCCACTCGACGGGCCGTACACGCTGGCAGACCTTGCCGCGGTGATGCCCGCGCGCCCCGGCGGCATCATGCTTCCCAAGGCCAGCGGGCGCGGTGATGTCGAGTTGCTCGATCATTATCTCTCGGCGCTCGAAGTCGCCTACGGCATCGATCAGGGATCGACCCCGGTCATCGTGCTGGTCACCGAGACTGCGCAATCGATGTTCCACACCGGCGACTACAAGGGCGCGCCGCGCGTGGTCGCGATGAGCTGGGGTTCGGAGGACCTCGCCGATTCGATCGGCGCCAGCACCAACCGCAACCCAGATGGCAGCTACGGCTTCACGTATGAGCTCGCCCGCAGCCTGTGTCTGCTCGGGGCGGCGAGCGCAGGCGTGACCGCGATCGAGACGATAGAAGCCGATTTCCGCAACCTTGATGGCTTGCGGATTCGCGCCGAAAAGGTCCGGCGCGACGGCTATCGCGGCATGCTCGCGATCCACCCCGCGCAGGTCGATGTCATCAACGCCGCCTTCACCCCCAGCGCCGAAGAGCTGGCGCATGCGCAGATGATCGTCGATCTGTTTGCCGCCAACCCCGGCGTCGGCACGATCGGCCACGAAGGCGGCATGCTCGACCGCCCGCATCTGTCGCGCGCACAGCAGCTGCTCCGGCAGGTGGGGCAGGGGTAA
- a CDS encoding circularly permuted type 2 ATP-grasp protein codes for MTGETPHFDEMLRADGSVREPYDEFCAWYSSQDAARLRTKARDAENFFRRTGITFAVYGEEEASERLIPFDIVPRIISGREWARLSRGIEQRVRAINAFLYDIYHRQEILRAGRVPVELIAKNDAYLPQMIGMDPPGGIYTHIIGVDIVRTGPNQFYVLEDNARTPSGVSYMLENRETMLHMFPELFRKNKVREVSDYPRKLRRSLAASAPRACNGAPEIAVLTPGIHNSAYFEHSFLADQMGAELVEGHDLRVIDGRVAMRTTQGYRAIDVLYRRVDDDYLDPLTFRPESALGVPGIMDVYRAGGITIANAPGTGISDDKAIYSYMPEIVEFYTGEKAILENVPTWRCSEPDSLAYVMEHLHELVVKEVHGSGGYGMLVGPAANRKELAAFRDKLKARPGNYIAQPTLALSTVPIMTRQGLAPRHVDLRPFVLVSPNGIDITPGGLTRVALKKGSLVVNSSQGGGTKDSWVLDE; via the coding sequence ATGACAGGGGAAACGCCGCACTTTGACGAGATGCTTCGGGCCGATGGTTCGGTGCGCGAACCTTATGACGAATTCTGCGCCTGGTACTCCAGCCAGGATGCCGCCCGATTGCGGACCAAGGCGCGCGATGCGGAAAACTTCTTTCGCCGCACCGGCATCACCTTTGCGGTCTATGGCGAGGAAGAGGCAAGCGAGCGGCTGATCCCGTTCGATATCGTACCGCGCATCATATCGGGCCGCGAATGGGCGCGCCTGAGCCGCGGGATCGAGCAGCGGGTGCGTGCGATCAACGCGTTCCTGTACGACATCTACCACCGGCAGGAGATCCTGCGGGCGGGCAGGGTGCCCGTCGAGCTGATCGCCAAGAACGATGCCTATCTGCCGCAGATGATCGGCATGGATCCGCCCGGTGGCATTTACACCCACATTATCGGCGTCGATATCGTGCGCACCGGGCCCAACCAGTTCTATGTGCTCGAGGACAATGCGCGCACGCCATCGGGCGTGTCGTACATGCTCGAAAACCGCGAGACGATGCTGCACATGTTCCCGGAACTGTTCCGTAAGAACAAGGTGCGCGAGGTCTCCGATTACCCCCGCAAGCTGCGCCGCTCGCTTGCCGCAAGCGCACCGCGCGCGTGCAATGGCGCGCCCGAAATCGCGGTGCTGACCCCCGGCATCCACAACAGCGCCTATTTCGAACACAGCTTCCTTGCCGACCAGATGGGGGCGGAACTGGTCGAGGGGCATGACCTGCGCGTCATCGACGGCCGCGTGGCAATGCGCACCACGCAGGGTTATCGCGCGATCGATGTGCTGTATCGCCGGGTCGACGACGACTATCTCGATCCGCTCACCTTCCGTCCGGAATCGGCGCTGGGTGTTCCGGGGATCATGGATGTCTATCGCGCAGGCGGCATCACCATCGCCAATGCGCCCGGCACCGGCATCTCGGACGACAAGGCGATCTACAGCTACATGCCCGAGATCGTTGAGTTCTACACCGGCGAAAAGGCGATCCTGGAAAATGTGCCGACCTGGCGCTGCTCCGAACCGGATTCACTCGCCTATGTGATGGAGCATCTGCACGAACTGGTGGTCAAGGAAGTCCACGGATCGGGCGGCTATGGCATGCTGGTCGGACCCGCCGCCAATCGCAAGGAACTCGCAGCTTTCCGCGACAAGCTCAAGGCGCGGCCGGGCAATTATATCGCGCAGCCCACCCTCGCGCTGTCCACGGTGCCGATCATGACCCGCCAGGGGCTGGCGCCGCGGCATGTCGATCTGCGTCCTTTCGTGCTGGTCTCGCCCAACGGCATCGACATCACGCCCGGCGGCCTCACCCGTGTGGCGCTGAAAAAGGGCTCTTTGGTGGTCAATTCCAGCCAGGGCGGGGGCACCAAGGACAGCTGGGTGCTGGACGAATGA
- a CDS encoding alpha-E domain-containing protein — protein MLGKTAGGLFWMQRYLERSENIARLVDAGFRIALTRSEAAEDEWGSVLTTAGVRRAYSQRYDKVDGSSVINFLLRDKTNPNSVLSVIESARNNARLVRTALTREVWEATNECWMTLKEALRTQISDNELPDVLSLIRQQSAQVRGAQSGTMMRNDIYFFAQLGAFVERSDSTARILDVKYYVLLPSLSYVGSSLDNVQWETILRSVSAYRAFRWLNPGETNPRNIAQFMILDQVMPRSLSFCAGRMAGALEAIAREYGTSGASLDLACALRRDLEQANIDMIVDNGLHQFIQDFIKRNNAISAQIEQEFRFYL, from the coding sequence ATGCTGGGCAAGACCGCAGGCGGCCTGTTCTGGATGCAGCGCTATCTCGAGCGCAGCGAAAATATCGCGCGGCTGGTCGATGCGGGCTTCCGCATCGCGCTCACCCGGTCGGAAGCGGCCGAGGACGAATGGGGGTCGGTGCTGACCACCGCGGGCGTGCGCCGCGCGTATAGCCAACGTTATGACAAGGTCGATGGCTCCAGCGTCATCAACTTTCTGCTGCGCGACAAGACCAACCCCAATAGCGTGCTCTCGGTCATCGAAAGCGCGCGCAACAACGCCCGATTGGTGCGCACCGCGCTGACCCGCGAGGTGTGGGAGGCGACCAACGAGTGCTGGATGACGCTCAAAGAAGCCCTGCGCACCCAGATTTCCGACAATGAGCTCCCCGATGTGCTGAGCCTCATCCGCCAGCAGAGTGCGCAGGTGCGCGGCGCCCAGAGCGGCACGATGATGCGCAACGACATCTATTTCTTCGCGCAATTGGGCGCCTTCGTCGAACGCTCGGACAGCACCGCGCGCATTCTCGACGTCAAATATTACGTGCTGCTGCCCTCGCTGTCCTATGTCGGATCCAGCCTGGACAATGTGCAGTGGGAGACGATCCTGCGCTCGGTTTCGGCGTATCGCGCCTTCCGCTGGCTCAACCCGGGGGAAACCAATCCGCGCAACATCGCCCAGTTCATGATACTGGACCAGGTGATGCCGCGCTCGCTATCGTTCTGCGCGGGCCGGATGGCGGGCGCGCTCGAGGCGATCGCGCGCGAATACGGCACCAGCGGCGCCAGCCTGGATCTCGCCTGCGCGCTGCGGCGCGATTTGGAACAGGCCAATATCGACATGATCGTGGACAACGGACTGCACCAGTTCATCCAGGATTTCATCAAGCGCAACAACGCCATTTCCGCCCAGATCGAGCAGGAATTCCGCTTCTATCTGTAG
- the clpB gene encoding ATP-dependent chaperone ClpB gives MNLEKFTDRAKGFLQSAQTVAIRMNHQRISPEHILKALLEDTEGMAAGLIARAGGNAPVAVQEVDSLLAKVPAVSGGGAQQTPGLDNDAVRLLDSAEQVATKAGDSFVTVERLLLAITLAKGTKAGDALAKAGLTPEALNTAINDLRGGRSADSASAEESYEAMKKYARDLTEAAREGKLDPVIGRDEEIRRTVQILARRTKNNPVLIGEPGVGKTAIAEGLALRIANGDVPDSLKDRRLMSLDMGSLIAGAKYRGEFEERLKAVLDEVKGADGEIILFIDEMHTLVGAGKGEGAMDASNLLKPALARGELHCIGATTLDEYQKHVEKDPALQRRFQPVFVGEPNVEDTISILRGLKEKYELHHGVRITDNALVAAATLSNRYISDRFLPDKAIDLMDEAASRIRMEVESKPEEIEALDRKIIQLKIEASALSRESDAASKDRLVHLQKDLSELEQKSSELTTRWKGEKDKIHAEARLKEELDGLRIELDQAQRNGDLARAGELSYGRIPELERKLAEAATFTEGAMLREEVTEDDIAAVVSKWTGIPMERMLAGEREKLLAMEEHIGKRVIGQAAAVEAVAKAVRRSRAGLQDPNRPLGSFLFLGPTGVGKTELTRALAGFLFDDDNAMVRIDMSEFMEKHAVARLIGAPPGYVGYEEGGVLTEAVRRRPYQVVLFDEVEKAHPDVFNVLLQVLDDGRLTDGQGRTVDFSNTLIILTSNLGSQYLAGMTEDQKVKDVEPQVMEVVRGHFRPEFLNRLDEIILFHRLGEEHMAPIVDIQVARVAKLLKDRKITIDLSDSAKKWLGRVGYDPVYGARPLKRAIQRYLQDALADKLLRGEIPDGSTVKVEDGDGQLVLTVD, from the coding sequence ATGAACCTCGAAAAATTCACTGATCGCGCCAAGGGCTTTCTGCAGTCGGCGCAGACTGTGGCCATCCGCATGAACCATCAGCGGATCAGCCCCGAACACATTCTCAAGGCACTGCTGGAAGATACCGAAGGCATGGCGGCCGGGCTGATTGCGCGCGCAGGCGGCAATGCCCCCGTCGCGGTGCAGGAAGTCGATTCCTTGCTCGCCAAGGTGCCCGCAGTGTCGGGCGGCGGGGCGCAGCAGACTCCGGGGCTCGACAATGACGCCGTGCGGCTGCTCGACAGCGCCGAACAGGTGGCGACCAAGGCTGGCGACAGCTTTGTCACCGTCGAGCGTCTGCTGCTGGCGATCACGCTCGCCAAGGGCACCAAGGCGGGCGACGCGCTTGCCAAGGCCGGGCTGACCCCCGAGGCGCTCAACACCGCGATCAACGATCTGCGCGGCGGCCGCTCGGCGGATTCGGCCAGCGCCGAGGAAAGCTACGAAGCGATGAAGAAGTATGCCCGCGACCTCACCGAGGCTGCGCGCGAGGGCAAGCTCGATCCGGTGATCGGCCGCGACGAGGAAATCCGCCGCACCGTGCAGATTCTCGCCCGGCGGACCAAGAACAACCCCGTGTTGATCGGCGAGCCTGGCGTCGGCAAGACCGCGATCGCCGAGGGGCTGGCGCTGCGCATCGCCAATGGCGACGTGCCCGACAGCCTGAAGGACCGCCGCCTGATGTCGCTCGACATGGGCTCGCTGATCGCGGGCGCCAAGTATCGCGGCGAGTTCGAGGAACGGCTGAAGGCGGTGCTCGACGAGGTCAAGGGTGCCGATGGCGAGATCATCCTGTTCATCGACGAGATGCACACGCTGGTCGGAGCGGGCAAGGGCGAAGGCGCGATGGACGCCTCGAACCTCTTGAAGCCTGCCCTTGCGCGCGGCGAACTGCATTGCATCGGCGCAACCACGCTCGACGAATATCAGAAGCATGTCGAAAAGGACCCCGCGCTGCAGCGGCGGTTCCAGCCGGTGTTCGTCGGCGAGCCCAATGTCGAGGACACGATCTCGATCCTGCGCGGCCTCAAGGAAAAGTACGAGCTGCACCACGGCGTGCGGATCACCGACAACGCGCTGGTGGCGGCGGCGACTTTGTCCAACCGCTATATCTCTGACCGCTTCCTGCCCGACAAGGCGATCGACCTGATGGACGAAGCCGCGAGCCGCATCCGCATGGAAGTCGAGAGCAAGCCCGAAGAGATCGAAGCGCTTGATCGCAAGATCATCCAGCTCAAGATCGAAGCGTCGGCGCTAAGCCGCGAGAGCGATGCCGCGTCGAAAGACCGGCTGGTGCACCTGCAGAAGGACCTGTCCGAGCTCGAGCAGAAGTCGTCTGAACTGACCACGCGCTGGAAAGGCGAGAAGGACAAGATCCACGCCGAAGCCCGGCTCAAGGAAGAGCTCGACGGTCTGCGGATCGAGCTCGACCAGGCGCAGCGCAATGGCGATCTCGCGCGTGCGGGCGAGCTGTCCTACGGGCGCATCCCCGAGCTCGAGCGCAAGCTTGCGGAAGCTGCGACCTTCACCGAAGGCGCAATGCTGCGCGAGGAAGTGACCGAGGACGATATCGCTGCGGTTGTCAGCAAGTGGACCGGAATCCCTATGGAGCGGATGCTCGCGGGCGAGCGCGAGAAGCTGCTCGCGATGGAAGAGCATATCGGCAAGCGGGTGATCGGTCAGGCCGCGGCGGTCGAGGCCGTCGCCAAGGCGGTGCGGCGTTCGCGCGCGGGTCTGCAGGACCCCAACCGTCCGCTGGGCAGCTTCCTGTTCCTCGGCCCCACGGGTGTCGGCAAGACCGAACTGACGCGCGCGCTCGCTGGCTTCCTGTTCGATGACGACAACGCGATGGTCCGCATCGACATGAGCGAGTTCATGGAGAAGCACGCGGTCGCGCGGCTGATCGGCGCGCCTCCGGGCTATGTCGGTTACGAGGAGGGAGGCGTGCTTACCGAGGCGGTGCGGCGCAGGCCCTATCAGGTCGTGCTGTTCGACGAGGTCGAAAAGGCCCATCCCGATGTGTTCAACGTGCTGTTGCAGGTGCTCGACGATGGCCGTCTGACCGATGGCCAGGGCCGCACGGTGGATTTCTCGAACACGCTGATCATCCTCACGTCGAACCTGGGCAGCCAGTATCTCGCCGGGATGACCGAGGATCAGAAGGTCAAGGATGTCGAGCCGCAGGTGATGGAAGTGGTGCGCGGACATTTCCGCCCCGAGTTCCTCAACCGCCTGGACGAGATCATCCTGTTCCACCGCCTGGGCGAGGAGCATATGGCGCCGATCGTCGACATCCAGGTCGCGCGTGTTGCCAAGCTGCTCAAGGATCGCAAGATCACGATCGATCTTTCGGACAGCGCCAAGAAGTGGCTGGGCCGGGTGGGCTACGACCCGGTGTATGGCGCACGCCCGCTTAAGCGCGCGATCCAGCGCTATCTGCAGGACGCGCTCGCGGACAAACTGCTGCGCGGGGAAATTCCGGACGGATCGACGGTCAAGGTCGAGGATGGCGACGGCCAGCTGGTGCTGACGGTGGATTGA
- a CDS encoding peptidase → MTYCVGMRLDKGLVFMSDTRTNSGVDNISVFKKMFTWEKPGDRYITVMTAGNLATTQGVISVLEERTKAPHERKPSIMEAPTMFQVARIIGETLRDEIARTRSIAGETASSSFGASMIVGGQIKGMDPKLFLIYPEGNFIEAGDDTPFFQIGETKYGRPILVRAYDRDMSFNDAIKLLMVSFDSTIKANLSVDLPLDLQIYASNSFAGRNRRISGSDPYYNLIADQWSDALKNAFHSLPDYTG, encoded by the coding sequence ATGACATATTGCGTCGGGATGCGCCTGGACAAAGGGCTGGTGTTCATGTCGGACACCCGCACCAACTCTGGTGTCGATAACATCAGTGTTTTCAAGAAGATGTTCACCTGGGAAAAACCGGGCGACCGCTACATCACGGTGATGACCGCGGGCAATCTTGCGACCACCCAGGGCGTGATCAGCGTGCTCGAGGAGCGCACCAAGGCACCGCACGAGCGCAAGCCCTCGATCATGGAAGCGCCCACCATGTTCCAGGTGGCGCGGATCATCGGCGAGACGTTGCGCGACGAGATCGCGCGCACCCGCTCGATCGCGGGCGAAACCGCCTCGTCCTCGTTCGGCGCCTCGATGATCGTCGGCGGCCAGATCAAGGGCATGGATCCCAAGCTTTTCCTGATCTACCCGGAAGGCAACTTCATCGAGGCGGGCGACGACACGCCGTTCTTCCAGATCGGCGAGACCAAATACGGCCGCCCCATCCTGGTGCGCGCCTATGACCGCGACATGTCGTTCAACGATGCGATCAAGCTGCTGATGGTGTCGTTCGATTCGACCATCAAGGCCAATCTCTCGGTCGATCTGCCGCTCGATCTGCAGATTTACGCATCGAACAGCTTTGCCGGGCGCAACCGCCGGATTTCCGGCAGCGACCCCTATTACAACCTCATCGCCGACCAGTGGAGCGATGCGTTGAAGAACGCATTCCATTCGCTGCCCGATTATACCGGCTGA
- a CDS encoding DUF2891 domain-containing protein codes for MKRSTGLALAAALLLAGCGPADKAANDTTSADIPEARPDAVNDRFARLALSCVHKEYPNKISHVMNTAEDAQTPAELTPAFYGCFDWHSSVHGHWLLVRILKTDPASPMKPAIIAALDRSFTDANIAAELAYLDGEGRKGFERPYGTAWLLQLVAELDESDDPRLKTWRETLRPLEERIVAETQEWLPKLAYPIRLGTHNQSAFAFGLMIDYARQTGNAAFEKALVDKSLEFHRSDVNCPLAYEPSGEDFLSPCLMEADLMRRVMPQADYAAWLGTFLPQIPVDGSGDWLTPGEVRDPTDGKLVHLDGVNLSRAWAMEGVASALPEGDARVPALLAASKAHATSGLAAVSADNYEGSHWLGSFATYLTTRRGIGGS; via the coding sequence TTGAAAAGATCGACAGGCCTCGCGCTCGCAGCAGCGCTTTTGCTGGCAGGCTGCGGCCCCGCCGATAAGGCCGCGAATGACACCACCTCTGCCGATATTCCCGAAGCGCGGCCCGATGCGGTCAACGACCGCTTCGCACGGCTGGCGCTGAGCTGCGTGCACAAGGAATATCCCAACAAGATATCGCATGTGATGAACACGGCCGAGGACGCGCAAACCCCGGCTGAACTGACGCCGGCCTTTTATGGCTGTTTCGACTGGCACAGCTCGGTCCACGGCCACTGGCTGCTGGTGCGCATCCTCAAGACCGATCCCGCATCGCCGATGAAGCCCGCGATCATCGCCGCGCTGGATCGCAGCTTCACCGACGCGAACATCGCTGCCGAACTCGCCTATCTCGATGGCGAGGGGCGCAAGGGGTTCGAGCGGCCCTATGGCACCGCCTGGCTGCTGCAGCTGGTCGCCGAGCTCGACGAGAGCGACGATCCCAGGCTCAAGACCTGGCGCGAGACCTTGCGCCCGCTTGAGGAGCGGATCGTTGCCGAAACGCAGGAATGGCTGCCCAAGCTGGCTTATCCCATTCGCTTGGGCACCCACAACCAGAGCGCTTTCGCCTTCGGCCTGATGATCGATTATGCACGGCAGACCGGTAATGCGGCTTTCGAGAAGGCGCTGGTCGACAAGTCGCTCGAATTCCACCGCAGCGACGTGAACTGCCCACTCGCCTATGAACCTTCGGGCGAAGATTTCCTCTCTCCATGCCTGATGGAGGCCGACCTGATGCGCCGGGTTATGCCGCAGGCAGACTATGCCGCGTGGCTGGGCACATTCCTGCCGCAGATCCCGGTGGATGGCTCGGGGGATTGGCTGACGCCCGGGGAGGTCCGCGACCCCACCGATGGCAAGCTTGTCCACCTCGACGGCGTCAACCTGTCGCGCGCCTGGGCTATGGAGGGCGTCGCCAGCGCGTTGCCGGAAGGCGATGCGCGGGTTCCCGCGCTGTTGGCAGCATCAAAGGCGCACGCCACCAGCGGGCTCGCGGCGGTGAGTGCCGACAATTACGAAGGCAGCCACTGGCTGGGAAGCTTTGCGACGTATCTGACGACCAGGCGGGGTATCGGGGGCAGCTGA
- a CDS encoding transglutaminase family protein, whose amino-acid sequence MRLHIVHRTSYHYDTPMPYALQRLRMIPKDSAGQRVVRWKTEVEGGSKQVEYIDHHNNHVELFSFNPDQHEVVIHCEGEVETSDHAGMVGQHGGSAPLWYFRRETPFTRPGPAIRKLLRQFDDPGAANGDAPRLHALSELVRGAVAYEVGQTGATTTAEEALNAGHGVCQDHAHLFITLARLLGYPARYVSGYLLMNDRTEQDAGHGWAEVHAQGLGWVGFDISNGYSPDERYVRVATGLDYREAAPIGGITFGKGNEAMTVTLTVQQVQAQQ is encoded by the coding sequence ATGCGTCTGCATATCGTCCACCGAACATCCTATCATTACGACACGCCGATGCCTTATGCGCTGCAGCGGCTGCGCATGATCCCCAAGGATTCCGCCGGGCAGCGCGTGGTGCGCTGGAAGACCGAGGTCGAGGGTGGATCGAAGCAGGTCGAGTATATCGACCATCACAACAACCATGTCGAACTCTTCAGCTTCAATCCCGATCAGCACGAGGTGGTGATCCATTGCGAGGGCGAAGTGGAGACCAGCGATCATGCCGGGATGGTCGGCCAGCACGGCGGATCTGCGCCGCTGTGGTACTTCCGCCGCGAAACCCCGTTCACAAGGCCAGGGCCTGCGATCCGCAAGCTGCTGCGCCAGTTCGACGATCCCGGCGCTGCCAATGGCGATGCGCCGCGTCTGCACGCGCTGTCCGAACTGGTGCGCGGCGCGGTCGCCTATGAGGTCGGCCAGACCGGAGCGACCACGACCGCGGAAGAGGCGCTCAATGCCGGGCACGGCGTTTGCCAGGATCATGCCCATCTGTTCATCACGCTCGCCCGTCTGCTCGGTTACCCCGCGCGCTATGTCAGCGGCTATCTGCTGATGAACGACCGGACCGAGCAGGACGCAGGCCATGGCTGGGCGGAGGTGCACGCGCAGGGGCTGGGCTGGGTCGGGTTCGACATATCCAACGGCTATTCCCCCGACGAGCGCTATGTCCGCGTCGCCACCGGTCTGGACTATCGCGAAGCCGCTCCGATCGGAGGGATTACCTTCGGCAAGGGGAACGAGGCGATGACCGTGACGTTGACTGTGCAGCAGGTTCAGGCGCAGCAATAG